acttttaaataccaACCCCTCAAACACACCCAAAAGTGCCTGCTCTTGGAATGGGAGGAAAACACGAATGTCTCAGGTGTCTCGGCAAAGTTCCTGGCCACCCCCAACTCCTCCCCCAACACAGCACTGATCTGTGTCTAGCTGGCTCCTCTGCTCCCCTTGGAGGGCTGAGGACACAGATGAGGTGCTGCTGGAGCTCTGGGTGGACAGTCTCCAACCCTCCTTCCTCTTACAGttctttcttaaggggaatgacCCGCACGCCGTGGAACTTGGGTAACATACCTCGCACATTATTTACTGTCCTCCAGAACCTTGTCATCACGGCACCTTGCATGTATCTTGCCAAAGTAAACTCCTAGctttattgtttcttctttttaaatttaaggaaaCTCTCCCCGACATCTTATTAACCAGTACCTTGGATATACTCACTGATGGTGGAACATGGGAAGCAGAGCATCACGGGTTACGAATAACgtaaaaatatttgtttggcACTGgagtaaatttcattttttggccAACTCCATGCCTTGAATCTGTTTTGCTGAGGCTAATATTTACATGTTCCCATCCCCGGGACACATGTTAAGTGACTAAAAGAGAACATGGTCCAAGATTATGCTTGTTGGCAAGAAAAAGCCATAGTGAAATGAAAAACATGCCATCGGAAATCCATAGTGTGAACAACTCTCATGATTTGATCATTGCTTAACAGAGCGATGACTCTCACCTAAAAAGATACAACTCGATACCAGATAGTTACATAGGGAGGAAACTAGGATAACACAGATGATTAGCTCAAGGAAAGATGAGCTGTGATGATATGTCACCCAAACTTTATCTAGTAACATCTTAAGGAATTGTACCTTTAAGTTGTACTGGGCAATAAGACTTCTGTTGTTGGTGGTGTATTACTTACCAAAATCATTTTTACAAAGAGTTTCCATTATGTCGTTGTCATCTTCGTTTTTATTTTTGCAGGCTTCGCATACCTTTGGAGCTAGAAATGTGAAAAGTTAGTAAGTTTGCTTAAAACGAAACAGCAGGTGGCATTTCTAAACAACTCACAGGGGCTTATTCAGGCAAGAGTAGCAATTGTCCTGTAAGACCCCAGCTTCTGCCTCATTTATGAAAGAGGGACCACTCATTCCCAAGAGAGTCTCCCATGCCTCCCATCTTTCTGACAGGCAAAAATGCCCACATGCTGTGTTCCATGTATGACGACTCCCCAAGCAAAGGGCGCCCTGGTGGAGTGTGCAGGTGCAGCCACAGGTAACGGAGACAGGCTGCAGCTTTTCACTCTTCCTCCCACTCCTGGGACAAACTCGGTCTCTGAAAAAGTTAGTCCCAAAGCCTCTCTGAGGAGAAAGCACCAAAAGACCCTTAAGGGACTTTGGAAAACTAGCAACCACAAACTACGGCCAGAAGATCGTCTTTCTGAGCTGCAGGTCACTGGTGCAGCCTGGTCTCTGCTGGGCTCTTCAGCTGACCTGTCTCTCGGGGGAGTCATTTCAAGATATTTTCAGGTCTGGACAGGGCGGGGTGGCTAGCACTGTAAGGCTCACATCTGGGTTCTTCCCCCTTGGAAGCACACCTTGCTAATGACTATAGCCTGCTCTAAATGGTTCTGTATCACCTCGTGCTTTCTGCCAAGTTTGTGCTTGAGTTAAGCAGCATTTATTTCACTGTTCTCTTCATCCCTGGTGCAGATTCTTCTTGCCTCTCTTTGCCTGTTTCAAACTCtcgaaaacaaacagacaaaacaacagcaacaacaaaacccaaacaaacaaaaacccaaagcttCTCCTGAAGCCAGTGAAAATCTGACCAAACCCAGGAAGGTGCACTAGCACAATCATGAGAGCGCCTGCTAAAGGCTCCTCTAAAAGAGTCTGATTCcttgggaaaagggaaaaaagaaaacattcattttctCCCACTTATAAATGTACTAATGCTGTCTTTAAAATTTAGGTGAAAGTTCATTAATATGAAACTGCGTTTTCGCAGGGAAAAAAGAACTATATGACTCATTTTAGAAGTTATTTATCAAATAAGAAAAAGCGCAGAGCAGATTTTGAAACAcgtaaacttttattttgaagggAGAAATGACTTTTTCgagaaatgtaatatataatgtgGGTGGgactgtgaaaaacaaaaacaaaagcaacacacATAAAACTGCCCTTAACTCCTCTGtctcaaacaaaatgaaatttttccaATTAGGAGCTCTAGGAGTGTATATAAAATGTTACTAACCTGTGTTGGTTGGTCTGTGGTATATGTTGGACAAATGTTTGAAATATGCCAAACATTTGCAATAAATTATAAATCTAACCAATAAGATGATTGCAAACTCACGGTGCCTGCCAGGAAAGATTGCTAAGcaactttgcattttctttaacTAATGATGGCTGTAGGAAAACAATTAGAGATGGAAAGGGAGATGCTGGTGGAGCCCTGAAAGGGATTAGGAAGCCCCCTTTCCATCCCGGGGGAACCTAAATCAGCTCAGACACATTGTATATGTTTTCCTTTCAGGAAGACTATCAAGCGCCCATGAGGTTTTCATTGCTTTGATGGTTTCTGCACAGGAACTCCCCCCCTATTTTCTAAAAAACTTGGGAAACTCTTTTGCACGATTTCTCCAGTTAATTAAAACCACTCCTAAGATAAAAGCTGATTAGTGATAGAAAAATGATTCCTGGAGATTCCCTTTGTGCCCTCTTTCTTGGACCTCTGGGCAGTTAACAACCAATGCTCAATTTTCAACACGCATGAGCCAGTCCTGCTTTTTATTTACAAAGCCTAAATCGGCAAAGAACAGAGAGTGCCTTAAAAGACTATCTGTTTGCACATTTTGGCGATCGTGCCTGTAGGGAATGTCCCTGTGCCTAGAATCCTGCCCAGTGCTAAGAACGTGCTGCGTGAGGCTGAGGCCAGCGTGCTCTGGCCAGGGTGCTCACCGCCAACTCCTCCTAGCAGGACCACTTCCAACACTCTCAATTGCGGCCTCCGTGCTAGCATCTTCACAAAGAATTGTACATATATCTACACGGGAAAGATCTCTTCCAGTTCTAcgttttctccccccacccccccttttaAACTGTCCCTAAGAAAGAGCAACTGGTACAACTCGGGAAGAGAATGAGAGACTTGGGTGTGTGTTTGGGCAGGGGGGTATCTCAGATTTGTCACGATGACACACCAGGGCAAGGAGAGCGTCTGCCCTGCCCGGGACTGACACCCCCGGCGGGGAAGCAtcgggatggggggcgggggccgcgagAACACCCCCGGAAAGTCTTAGCGGAGCTGGTCGGGGGGGTGTAATAAGGAGGAGGGCTTACCTTCCTCGGTGGCCGGCAGGAGGTGGTCGCTGCTAGCGAGGGGGATGCAGAGGTCGTTGTCCTGGGGGAAACGGTCGCACTCAAGCATGTCCGGCCAGGGGAAGCCGAAGGCGGACATGACCGGAGCGCAGCGGTCCTTCACCTGCACGCAGAGCGAGTGGCACGGCTGGATGGTTTCGTCCAGGTCATCGAGGCAGACGGGGGCGAAGAGCGAGCAGAGGAACTTCTTGGTGTCCGGGTGGCACTGCTTCATGACCAGCGGGATCCAGGCGCCCGCCTGCTCCAGCACCTCCTTCATGGTCTCGTGGCCCAGCAGGTTGGGCAGCCGCATGTTCTGGTACTCTATGCCGTGGCACAGCTGCAGGTTGGCCGGGATGGGCTTACAGTTGCTGCGCTTGTAGGAGAAGTCAGGCTGGCCGAAGAAGAGCCCGCGCGCGAAGCCCAAGCAGCAGTGCGAGGCGAGGACGAGCAGCAGCAGCGACCCGGGACCCTGCGGCATCGTGGGCGCGCGACCCCCGGTGGGGCGGAGGGAGCCAAGGCGGGGAAGCGCGAGACGGCAGGGGCCGGGAGCTCTTTCCGGCCCGCTCGTTGCGCTCGGCGCGGCTCGGGGCCTGGGAAGCGGGCGGTGGGAACGCCGGGACGCCGGACGCGCGGACTGTGGCGGCGAGGTGCTGTGCGTTCGGCTCCGCGCAGCAAGTCCGCGCGCAGCTCCAGGGGGCTCCGACCCGGGGGAGCAGAGTGagccactgctggggcccggccAGCGTTTTCTTGGCCTTTTTTATGCAAatctggaggtggggggagcgAGGGAGGAGCCAGTGGAGAGTAATCCGAGGAGGTTTGGTCACTATTCTCTGGGTCTGGTTTTCCGTTGAGAATGCCCCTCACGCGCTCCCTGGAAGGAAATTCTGGCTGCGCCCCACCGACCCCCGTTCCCCCCGCCCCACAGGATGCTGCCAAGCGCGCGCTCTAGGACTGctgtaaacaacaaacaaacaaatagaccAGCCTGGCAGCTGCGCCCCCACAGTGGgcgtgcggagcacgggctgcgGGAGATAGGGGGACGTGACCAGCGGCCTTGTCGCCAGGTCCCTGAGGGAACGCGCTCCGCCCCAGCGAGGCCCGGGCGTGGGTTTGTTTCACCCCAGCACGAAGTTTCTGCTCGAGCCCCGGGTCTGCGGGGCGGAACTGCGTTCCAGGCAGTACCGAGCCAGCAGCCGGCAGGCTCTTTGTGCCCCTGGCCCGCGCCCGGGACCTGCCCGCCCGAGGCCGTCTCGGCCCGGTTGCTCTCCTCTCGGATCCCCAGCCACGGTTCCCAGCCTGGCCCAACCCGTACAGTGACTCCCGCCTGCCCTTTCAAATATCAGAATTTATATAAGTAGAGTCGTATGAGCAAAACTTGTACATGACAaaggaaatatcaataaaacctTGGGGGTGTTTTGCTGGGGTAAGTCTAGAAAATTTGGTCATTGTGGAAGCGCCTCTACAGAGTTTCGTCAGAATCACACACGACTGCCCACCATTTCCCGGTTTGGGAGAAGAGACCTGCCCTCCCTGCCTAAAGGAACGGGTTGACTCAAGGCTCGAAGGCACCACGCGCCCTAACCCACTCTCGCCCTGACGGCGGGCGCTGAGGAGTGTGTGCCCTCAGGGCACGGTTTGGAAAGGCTGGTGCCCGGCACAAGGGACTGGTAGCAAGTGCCCCAGGTGGGCaggctgggaaggggtgggggcagaggaagaAGCCCTGCTTAGACATACACGAAGCCTGGGCAGAGGCGGCTCATTCACGCTACATATGACGGAGGGCAACGGGTGTACGGAGGCTAACAGGCAGAGGGCCTGTGCGGTCGCGGAGCTGGGAATCTCGTGCCCCGGAGGACTCCAAACTAAGTTCACAGCTGTAAACCGGCACTAGGGTGTCAGCAggaggaaggtgtgtgtgtgtgtgtgtggggggggtctCCTTTCTTCTAATCGCCCCGAGTTTCCCCTTGTGGCTGATCGTCTCCTCCGTCTCAGCCACCCCCCTCTCCCCGCAGGTTGGCGGTGCAGCTCCAAAGAGAGAATGCCCGGAGAGCGAGACTCCAAGGTTCTTTCATATGGATGGTGGGCGCATTGTTATCACTTCCCGGTCACTTAGAGCCATCGGTGGGCTCCGTCCGCAGCTTCTCTATTTCCCTCCTTCCGGAAGATGCTTTGGCCTTGGCGGCACCCCAGGCCCAAGTCGCCCAGCTAGCTTTGTGGTCCCACTGCTTAGAGGAGGGGGTTAACGTGGGATGGCGAAAGCCCACTTAATGTTTTCTCTTACCCCATCCTGGCCGTGAACCCATCAGGAAAATCGCCACCTGGAAGGAGAGTATCTTTTGATTTTGACCCAATAATTTGGGTCCTTAAAACCCCAGCTTGCGTCTTGTCTCCTTTGACGCTGGTGCTCTGCAGGAGAAGGGCCGGGGGCGGCAGCAAAAGTCCGCTCTTCCTTCGAATGGGTCCTGGGTCTTTTCGTGTCTAACTAAAGCACTAAGATGCCTAAAAGCCCCGCTCCCCAGTAcaaattactttgaaaataaaCCTCAAATAAAACGGAAGCACACCGAACCAAGCAGCTAATCAGAGCCTGAGCTCTGAGAGATGCTAGGACTTGGGCCCGGGGCTGGGATGAAGGCCCTCCCGCCTCCACCGCCCCCAGCCCCAACgccttcccctgggtcccctcCGCTTCTCAGAACCCCTCGGGGGTCAAGGAGCCCGGGGCACAAGGAGCCCGAAGCCGGTCGGGCTGCTTCGAGGCGGTGCGCGGCCGCGCGCCCAAGAGAGGCTGGGGGCCCAGGAGCCCTTGGGGCCCGCGCGGCCGAACGCATTGTGTCGAGAACCCGCTGCCTCACTGGCCGCCAGGGGGCGTCGCACTAGGGGCTCCATCTCGGCCGCGCCTAGTTTCGCGCTCTGGCCTGCCTGGTTCCGGGGTCGCGGCCCCTCCATGCACCCGCGCAGCTCAGCCTAGACCTCACCCTGCACAGGCTGCGTCTTCCTCCCCCACCTCGGGTCGCGGCCCGCTTCCTTTCTCTTCCGCCGCTCGTTAGCGCCTGGTCAAGCGCGTGCGCGTGTGACAGGCGCACCAGCCAGACGAGCAGACTGCAGACGAAGAGGAGAATAACCTCTCACCGAGGCCCGGACGCGAGCGCGGACCGTTGTCTGTGTGACAAATGCTCGAACACAGATGCTTGGCGCGTCTCCCCCGCCCGGGTCGCTGTGCTACCGCAGAGAGATGGGCGCACGTGGTGTAGCCCAGCGGCGCCTTCAGTAAGCCGGACTCTTCTGCCCTCCATGCCGGCCCTTGGGCCTACAGGTCTCCTCCGATCCATGCAAGTTATCAAAATCCGAAAAAGGCTTTTGTTTTCCACAAATGGAGAGTCAAATGCTTACCCCTCTCACCCCTACACCCCCCACTCCTCCGGGGTCTATTTAGTACTTGCCGTTTTTTAGGAATGGAAACTATTCGCCCAAACCCAGGATAAGTAGTGGGGGTGACCACTCCTCTGAGGGCCGAAGTACCCTGCCGGGCGACCTGCTTAAAGGGGTGGCCCATGGGCCCCAGGTGACGGGGTTGGgcatgctccccccacccccgacgaTGAACTACACCCCACCCGAATGCTGCAGGCCTGAGAACCTCAGCAACCCCGTGTTCtggatttggccccgcttctCTGCTTGTTTTCTGTTGTCAAGGCACTGAAGAATCTTGAGGCACAAAGAAAGTTCCTGCCAATCTCGCCAGAACAATTCGGCTGCTTGGTTAAACCTGTGCCGGCTGGAAGAGTTTCTGGGCAGGCAGGACCCTCATTCTGCGGCCCAGAGATTctgccctgggggctgggggcggtcTCCAGGGGGCCTCCAGACCCCTGCGTCTGCTCTGCTTCGGCGGAGAACCGGGGAAACCGAGACTTCCAACCCCcctcgccccccgccccgccccgagaATAGTTGAGTAAAGGCGTTCAGACTCTTATTTCCGAGAGGAAGTGCAAGCAAGAAGGGGGTGAACGACGTGTGATAAACCGACGTCTTAATTTCTCACAATCCAGCACTGGTGGAGGGGCAACCTCGAACTGGAAACAAGCTTCTTAGCCCCCACTAGATTGGAAAGCTTGGCCTTCGACGTTCCCTGTTAAAATGCACGGCCTCTTGCGGTTTAAGCCTTTACAACAACTCGTGAGTGGGGAAGAATGCAGTTACAGAGGGCAGGCCTGGAGCGCCCTGGGTAAGCACGGAGAAGGACGCCCCGCGCCGAAGCCCTAACAGACCGGCTGAGCGCTACCCCCGTTCCCGGAAATCCTCACTACCACCCGGCAGGTGGGTGTGACTATTATCATTTTGCAAATAAGTAgtcatgaagaaactgaggcatggacgGGTTAAGGAACTAGAACTGGGTCACACAGCGTGTGACACAGCTGGTGGTGTTGCACGTGCCTCGGCTGGGTGAGGTTCCTGCCCCGGCGGCTGTGGGGATGCACCCTGACCTGTCAGGACAGCGCGGTGGTTAGGCTTTCGTCCACGCGCAGGCCGGCGGGGTGGGTGACGTCACCTTCTCCTAGTGGGCCTCGGGACCCGGGCCTTCCCTGCTCCCCGGGGGCGGAGCAGCGAGCCAGCTCCAGCATCTTTCGTGGGATTCGCGGCAGCCATCTGGGGGCGCCATTACCCAAAACAGTTTCCCCAAACCCTTTTAGGGTTGCAAATCGGCTTCCTTTACTCTGTTGAGGCTCTgagatcttttatatttttacacgTTGGGCGTCAGGgtgttttgttcgtttgttttttaaatgtgcagCGGGAAGGGATTACCTGGTTGTTTCGCTTTTGGCGCTCCCCTGCACCCACCGCCGACTGCCGCTGGACGTGAAGGTGCCCGGCGCAAACGCGCGCAGGGCAAGTGCCCGCAGCTCCCCTGCCGCCCACTCTGTGCTCCCCTTGGGCCCTCGGAGTCCAAGGGTTCAGTCGCGGATTTCCAATACCGAGGTCCGTGCCTGCGACCGCAAAGCCTTTGCCTCGCATTTTAAGAAAAGTCAAGGCTGAGAGCGAACAGTTTACCAGCTGCTAACCCAAGCTCTCGCGCTTACCTCCTTCTTTAAGATTTAAGGGGCTGATGGGCCCCAGATCCGCGCTGCAACAGCAAACGAAGGGTCCAGAGAGGCTCAGACTCGGCGAGCTGGCCGAGGAAGGGAGCGGGAGGGGCGGCGGAGACTAGACTGTGGTCGGCGCTCTACCGGAGCCCTGGCACAGGGCTCGGGGCGACGATTCCCTGGGGGCGAAGCAGGAGTCGTCCGCGGGCCCTACTTGGCAGCGAAGGAGCCCGCCGGCGAGAGCTGTAATTGCTCGAGTCTGTGTGagctctctgggggtgggggtccaAAGCCAGTGCGAACCCCTGGTTCCCGAGGCCTCTGGGTACCGAGTACACTGAACTAGCTCTTTGAGAAAGGTCTGAAGGCATTGTGGATGGATACTTCTGGAGCTCAATAGAAAACTATTGAAAAACAGTCGCTCCAAAATGGTAAAAAACAATTACACCTACAATGGTCATCTACTAGTGCAACAGGTCATTTTCTTGCTCTTCCCCGGTCACTGGAGTGTTTTAGTCAAAGCTGACTTGGGATGGACTGAGAAAGCTGTTTGACAGTATACTTTTCTAAGGAAAAGCTAGAGGCACATTATGGAGGCTGTCTGCCTTGGGAGAGAccaatttccatttcttctcttgttCCCTCAATGGGAAAATGGCCCTAGATATTTTGGGAATTAGGATGGAACTAGGGCATGGTATGTCctacttgcatccctgggctgCTTCtgcttcaaaacaaaaacaagagaaaaaacaaaaagaaacccaccCAACCAAACAAAAGCACCTGAGGTGGTTCAGTGGCCTGGACCTCTGGGAAGGAGATTCTATTTCTGTGCAGTGCAGGTATCCTCCTCAGCAACTTTTTGTTTACAGCAGAAAGTCTCAAATTTGCTGGACCAGTAGTAACTCCTTGGTCTTGGGGGTTCAAAAACTTGGAGTTCCTGTCACCTGTGTACAGCTAGTCCATTTGGCATTCTTAaagaaatacttactgagcacagCTGGTATGCAAGGAACCCTGTGGAtactttccctttcctctcccctgcccctttcttcccaattttcctgtctctttctgGGGTCTCAGTAGTTCATTGCTCACCGATGTGTTGCAACTGCTGATGAGACTCTTGAAATGAAGCATCTCCTAATTGCCCACATTAGGAAATCCTGAATGGAAAGTGCAGAATCCCAAGGCCATTCATAGAGGGCAGTCCAGAAGCCACAGAGTGCCTCTGGGAAGAAAGACCTGCTCCATTGTCTGATTTGAACAGCAGGGGTCACTGGCTAAGCTGGTGTTTCACTCTGGTGGGAATTTACTGCCATCAGATAAGAGCACAAAGTCAATACAATAAATTCTGTTGGCTCTAAAGCAACAGATGGAATCTGAGTTCCTGCACACATGTACGGTCTTTCCAGATACAAATCCCAGAATCAAAAGCCCTTTGTCATTCTTACCGAACTGACTTTTAGGGACACCTTTTCatactctgtgtgtgtttgtctgtttgGGTCTTTCTCTATAATGGTAGATTTTTATGTTGCCCAAAATAAGACATTTGTCAGATTCATTAAAGTGATTCATCCTTTTATGACATACTCAGTAAGTCACAGGTcttcacagcaacaaagaaatctgtaaattagaaaaagcatttgtttttaGTTAATTTAGGGCTAATAGTGTAACCTGTAACTTCAAACTACAGTATCCAAACACACAGACTCAGCACTCTGAATGAATTCATTGGCATTAAACGTTAAAGTTTCATTAGCAAGCCTAATATTTCTTAATAGCTTGTAAATCTCCAGTGGTACAATAGGGAGTGAAATATTACATAGAAATAACAGTTCCAAATGTTAAATTGGGTTTCTGGGAGATGGCCAGTCTGTGAAGTGTCTAGGGATCATCTTAGACATGTCATCCACAGCTTTGCTGTTTTCCTTTAGTTTCCTTGAAATCTTAATTAATTAAAGACACTCATGACAAGTTCTgccctggaagaaaataaagaagaaaagagcgCTTTTATGAGTAcagttaatttattattatttgtactaGTTCAGAAACCCTTTCCGTGTCCAAGTTTGTCTGGATTAGAGCTTCAAAATGAGCAAGATTATCTGATGTTTTCTTTTATCAATTTTCCCTGGAATAAACAAGTCTTTAACTCTAAGCTGTTTGGTATTATTAAGTTGAAACTTTTACTTCTTATGCTAGTTATCGTTGCGTTCAGAGCAGTTGGGTGTGGTGGGAGGGGGGAAGATGGAGGGGGGTTGTCAATTTTGCTCGTACCCTGCCTCACAACCagatttattttggatttttatttatttatttatttttttggtgaaaGAATGTATTATTCCCTAGGCTATTCTCATGGTATCTGAAAGACTTAGCCAGGTAGTCACTGAATTATTTCCATGGAATGTTGCCATATCACGAGAGGCAGGACAAATATTCTGCACTGCTCTTCTTTTTAACCATAGATGATGTAATTAGCAGCCTAATGCCATAAAGAAGTAATTCCTCAAGTTCCTCGGGGTTTAATTCTATCCATCCAATCAAAAGATTATTGGGCCTCTACCACATACTGTGGGAGTAATCAAAAGGTCCCCACCTTTAAAGGGTTTATGGTTTAGTATTTGCAGGTAAAGGTAAAATTTCCACTTCCCTGCATTTAGCTTTAAAGTTGAAGATGGCACATATTTCTGAGGATAAAGACTTTTCCCCACTGCACTTGGATAAAAGGCTGTGAAAGCTATGAAGATTCGCATAGAGCAAAATATGTGTTGTAGGTCGTGTCTGAGAGCCTTAGTTCCTTTTTGAATTGTGATAGAATACAGTCATAAGCCTTATTAGAAAGCAGGCAGTCGGAAAAACCTTCTGTAAGAGATCTAGAGAGGAACAGATGGACCAGCTTAAGCTAACAAAAGGAGATTACATTCTGTCCAGTTTATGAAGTTACTTTCAGAGAAGAATATTCAGTGTCTAAGAAACTCTGGACTGTAATAGATACATGGGAAATTCTCATTAACCACCAGATAAATGATGTATCCTGCACAGCTGCATTTCCCAAATCAACAGCAGACAACTGGATAGAGGACTGAAGGAATGAATTGAAAATTAAATCAAGTTAATATGAAACTTTCATTTTTACTCATGAAttgctcccccccccccaccaatgcCTATTGTTTGTAAAGGTAATACATGTAAAAAATTCAGGCAACACAGAGAATTATAAAGAGGAAAGTAGAAATCTTTTAATTTCACTGTCCTGATTTGCCAAAAAATGAGAAACataattgtatttttctaatttaagagaaaatgaatacacacaaagctttataaaaatgcaaacatacaTACTGTTTAT
This DNA window, taken from Delphinus delphis chromosome 5, mDelDel1.2, whole genome shotgun sequence, encodes the following:
- the SFRP2 gene encoding secreted frizzled-related protein 2, coding for MPQGPGSLLLLVLASHCCLGFARGLFFGQPDFSYKRSNCKPIPANLQLCHGIEYQNMRLPNLLGHETMKEVLEQAGAWIPLVMKQCHPDTKKFLCSLFAPVCLDDLDETIQPCHSLCVQVKDRCAPVMSAFGFPWPDMLECDRFPQDNDLCIPLASSDHLLPATEEAPKVCEACKNKNEDDNDIMETLCKNDFALKIKVKEITYINRDTKIILETKSKTIYKLNGVSERDLKKSVLWLKDSLQCTCEEMNDINAPYLVMGQKLGGELVITSVKRWQKGQREFKRISRSIRKLQC